One part of the Acidimicrobiales bacterium genome encodes these proteins:
- the rpoB gene encoding DNA-directed RNA polymerase subunit beta produces the protein MPSRSSIPERRFSFANLDEVLPLPDLVAIQRDSFRWFLDKGLAETFRDISPIEDFTGQLRLELEFDPADQDLRPPPKFSMEECKEKDMTYAAPIFVRARFMNATTGEIKEQTVFMGDFPMMTDKGTFIVNGTERVVVSQLVRSPGVIFQPGRDAKTIVTGTIHPYRGEWIEFDVEAKPGKDITAGTRVARKRRLSLFVLLRALGYEDEAFLGRFVRHFDFLEGQWEKERELAPSRDEALLEIYKRARPGEPPSVESARAYFENAFFNPKRSDLTRVGRYKLNRKLGPEIERISELLDIDLERPADGQGVLSPSEMLAASTYMLHLANGEPGYRLDDQDHFANRRIRSVGELIQNQVRVGLSRMERVVRERMTTQDVEAITPQTLINIRPVVAAIKEFFGTSQLSQFMDQHNPLSGLAHKRRLSALGPGGLSRERAGFEVRDVHTSHYGRMCPIETPEGPNIGLIGALATYGRVNEYGFIETPYRRVVDGRVTDEIVYLAADEEEEHVIAQANAALEGDQIAEDRVLVRRGPQGAGVRVGATVTSYGSTSEIDFVHPSEVDLMDVSPKQIVSVSTALIPFIEHDDANRALMGANMQKQAVPLVVPEAPFIGTGVEARAARDAGDVVLAEGEGTVTEVTGDHVAVDYTGRQRDGGVAGRKIHRLAKFRRSNQNTCINQRSVVSEGQKVAAGELLADGPSTDQGELALGKNLLVAFMPWEGYNFEDAIILSERLVRDDVLTSIHIEEHEVDARDTKLGAEEITRDIPNLSEEILKDLDDRGIIRIGAEVDAGDVLVGKVTPKGETELTPEERLLRAIFGEKAREVRDTSLKVPHGESGKVIDVRVFSREDAHELPPGVNQLVRVYVAQKRKISEGDKLAGRHGNKGVISKILPIEDMPFLSDGTPVDIILNPLGVPSRMNVGQVLESHLGYAARWGWDGDGNVADARRGNGKAELTNGTAKTHPRTEPAIWVSTPAFDGAHWDEADDAGRHPTIKHLFETLHPESDDGARLIGPDGKAVLYHGRTGEPYDNPVSVGFVYMLKLAHLVDDKIHARSTGPYSMITQQPLGGKAQFGGQRFGEMEVWALEAYGAAYALQELLTIKSDDVLGRVKVYEAIVKGENIPEPGIPESFKVLIKEMQSLCLNVEVLSTTGEEIEMRELDEDIFRTAEELGIDISRPERGSDEEDERRAGERSF, from the coding sequence TTGCCCTCTCGTTCCAGCATCCCGGAGCGTCGTTTCTCATTCGCCAACCTCGACGAGGTCCTGCCTCTGCCGGACCTGGTCGCCATCCAGCGGGACTCCTTCCGGTGGTTCCTCGACAAGGGACTGGCGGAGACCTTCCGCGATATCAGCCCGATCGAGGACTTCACCGGCCAGCTCCGGCTGGAGCTCGAGTTCGATCCTGCCGACCAGGACCTTCGCCCACCTCCGAAGTTCTCGATGGAGGAGTGCAAAGAGAAGGACATGACCTACGCCGCGCCCATCTTTGTGCGGGCCCGGTTCATGAACGCCACGACGGGCGAGATCAAGGAGCAGACCGTCTTCATGGGGGACTTCCCGATGATGACGGACAAGGGCACCTTCATCGTCAACGGGACCGAGCGGGTCGTGGTCAGCCAGCTCGTGCGCTCACCAGGGGTCATCTTCCAGCCCGGACGTGACGCCAAGACCATCGTGACCGGGACCATCCACCCCTACCGGGGTGAGTGGATCGAGTTCGACGTGGAGGCCAAGCCGGGCAAGGACATCACCGCCGGCACCAGGGTGGCCCGCAAGCGGCGTCTGTCGCTCTTCGTGCTCCTCCGCGCGCTCGGCTACGAGGACGAGGCCTTCCTGGGCCGGTTCGTCCGTCACTTCGATTTCCTCGAGGGCCAGTGGGAGAAGGAGCGGGAGCTCGCCCCGAGCCGCGACGAGGCGCTGCTGGAGATCTACAAGCGGGCCCGTCCCGGGGAGCCACCGTCGGTGGAGTCCGCCCGGGCCTATTTCGAGAACGCCTTCTTCAACCCGAAGCGCTCGGACCTGACCCGGGTCGGCCGCTACAAGCTCAACCGCAAGCTCGGCCCCGAGATCGAGCGCATCTCCGAGCTGCTCGACATCGACCTGGAGCGCCCGGCCGATGGGCAGGGGGTCCTGAGCCCCAGCGAGATGCTCGCCGCCTCGACCTACATGCTCCACCTCGCCAACGGCGAGCCCGGGTACCGCCTCGACGATCAGGACCACTTCGCCAACCGCCGCATCCGCTCGGTGGGAGAGCTCATCCAGAACCAGGTCCGCGTCGGGCTGTCCCGTATGGAGCGGGTGGTCCGCGAGCGCATGACGACCCAGGACGTCGAGGCCATCACCCCGCAGACGCTGATCAACATCCGGCCGGTCGTGGCCGCCATCAAGGAGTTCTTCGGCACCAGCCAGCTCAGCCAGTTCATGGACCAGCACAACCCGCTGTCGGGCCTGGCCCACAAGCGGCGCCTGTCGGCGCTCGGCCCCGGAGGCCTCTCGCGCGAGCGGGCCGGGTTCGAGGTCCGCGACGTGCACACCTCGCACTACGGGCGGATGTGCCCCATCGAGACGCCCGAGGGTCCCAACATCGGCCTGATCGGCGCCCTGGCCACCTACGGGCGGGTGAACGAGTACGGCTTCATCGAGACGCCCTACCGGCGGGTGGTCGACGGCCGGGTGACTGACGAGATCGTCTACCTGGCGGCCGACGAAGAGGAAGAGCACGTCATCGCGCAGGCGAACGCGGCCCTGGAGGGGGACCAGATCGCCGAGGACCGGGTCCTCGTCCGGAGGGGGCCGCAGGGAGCCGGGGTGCGAGTGGGCGCCACGGTCACCTCCTACGGCAGCACGAGCGAGATCGACTTCGTGCACCCGTCCGAGGTCGACCTCATGGACGTGTCGCCCAAGCAGATCGTCTCGGTGTCGACGGCCCTGATCCCCTTCATCGAGCACGACGACGCCAACCGGGCGCTCATGGGCGCCAACATGCAGAAGCAGGCCGTCCCCCTCGTGGTCCCCGAGGCCCCCTTCATCGGCACCGGGGTCGAGGCCCGAGCGGCGCGCGACGCCGGCGACGTGGTCCTGGCCGAGGGCGAGGGCACGGTCACCGAGGTGACGGGTGACCACGTGGCCGTGGACTACACCGGCCGCCAGCGCGACGGGGGTGTGGCGGGCCGCAAGATCCACCGGCTGGCCAAGTTCCGCCGGTCCAACCAGAACACCTGCATCAACCAGAGGTCAGTGGTGAGCGAAGGCCAGAAGGTCGCTGCCGGCGAGCTTCTGGCCGACGGGCCCTCGACTGACCAGGGTGAGCTGGCCCTGGGCAAGAACCTGCTCGTGGCCTTCATGCCGTGGGAGGGCTACAACTTCGAGGACGCCATCATCCTGTCCGAGCGGCTCGTGCGCGACGACGTGCTGACCTCGATCCACATCGAGGAGCACGAGGTCGACGCCCGGGACACAAAGCTCGGCGCCGAGGAGATCACGAGGGACATTCCCAACCTGTCCGAGGAGATCCTCAAGGACCTCGACGACCGGGGCATCATACGCATCGGCGCCGAGGTCGATGCCGGCGACGTCCTGGTCGGGAAGGTGACGCCGAAGGGCGAGACCGAGCTCACGCCGGAGGAGCGGCTCCTGCGCGCCATCTTCGGTGAGAAGGCACGCGAGGTGCGCGACACCAGCCTCAAGGTTCCCCACGGCGAGTCGGGGAAGGTCATCGACGTCCGGGTGTTCTCCCGGGAGGATGCCCACGAGCTGCCGCCGGGGGTCAACCAGCTGGTGCGGGTCTACGTGGCCCAGAAGCGCAAGATCTCCGAGGGCGACAAGCTCGCCGGCCGCCACGGGAACAAGGGCGTCATCTCCAAGATCCTGCCGATCGAGGACATGCCCTTCCTGTCCGACGGCACTCCCGTCGACATCATCCTCAACCCGCTCGGGGTCCCGAGCCGTATGAACGTCGGCCAGGTGCTCGAGTCGCATCTCGGCTACGCCGCCCGGTGGGGCTGGGACGGTGACGGCAATGTCGCCGACGCCCGGCGCGGCAACGGCAAGGCCGAGCTGACGAACGGGACGGCGAAGACGCACCCGAGGACCGAGCCGGCGATCTGGGTGTCCACACCGGCGTTCGACGGCGCCCACTGGGACGAAGCGGACGACGCCGGTCGCCATCCGACCATCAAGCATCTGTTCGAGACCCTGCACCCCGAGTCCGACGACGGGGCGCGCCTGATCGGGCCCGACGGCAAGGCCGTGCTGTACCACGGCCGCACCGGCGAGCCTTACGACAACCCGGTGAGCGTGGGCTTCGTGTACATGCTCAAGCTCGCCCACCTGGTGGACGACAAGATCCACGCCCGCTCGACGGGGCCCTACTCGATGATCACCCAGCAGCCGCTCGGCGGTAAGGCCCAGTTCGGTGGCCAGCGCTTCGGCGAGATGGAGGTGTGGGCCCTCGAGGCGTACGGCGCGGCCTACGCCCTGCAGGAGCTGCTGACGATCAAGTCGGACGACGTCCTCGGACGGGTCAAGGTCTACGAGGCCATCGTGAAGGGCGAGAACATCCCCGAGCCGGGCATCCCCGAGAGCTTCAAGGTGCTCATCAAGGAGATGCAGTCCCTCTGCCTCAACGTCGAGGTCCTCTCGACCACGGGCGAGGAGATCGAGATGAGGGAGCTCGACGAGGACATCTTCCGCACCGCGGAGGAGCTGGGGATCGATATCAGCCGACCCGAACGTGGGTCGGACGAGGAAGATGAGCGTAGGGCCGGGGAGAGGAGCTTCTAG
- a CDS encoding DNA-directed RNA polymerase subunit beta', translated as MLDVNDFDQLRIGLATAESIRIWSNGEVKKPETINYRTLRPEKDGLFCEKIFGPTKDWECYCGKYKRVRFRGIICERCGVEVTRSKVRRERMGHIELAAPVVHIWYLRGTRSWLAYLLMGTEVREELKAKQLEKVIYFAANLVTWVDEERRHTELPNLEAELAEELADIERQRDLDIDARFKELEGELAGLESEGAKDSEVKSRQKAADREIAAFRERAAAELDLARRAFDEFRDLYPRKIIEDELLWRELRDRYGDYFEGGMGAEAIARLIERIDLDEEEVKLRDAIDPGEGRRPLSAQRKQKAIKRLKIVSAFNRRDEHQRRVNDPRAMILEAVPVIPPDLRPMVQLDGGRFATSDLNDLYRRVINRNNRLKRLLDLGAPEIIVNNEKRMLQEAVDALFDNGRRGRPVTGPGNRPLKSLSDMLKGKQGRFRQNLLGKRVDYSGRSVIVVGPTLKLHQCGLPKQMALELFKPFVMKRLVDSELAQNIKSAKRMVERRRPQVWDVLDDVIKEHPVFLNRAPTLHRLGIQAFEPVLVEGKAIQIHPLVCTAFNADFDGDQMAVHLPLSAEAQAEARILMLSANNILSPATGRPITVPTQDMVFGVYYLTLAVDGAKGEGRSYRQHYEVEHAFESGEVGLHAKIKLRVAPSQLGPLGEILSGNGSGNGSSDAGGSNGASVELQTTVGRLIFNSALPPGFRFVNDVVGRRNTSVGGIVEEIAAAYPKAEVAASLDKIKDLGFRFAAQSGLTISIDDVRTPPEKNSILDRYEREAEKAETQFKRGIITDDERRQKEIEIWTSANSEVGRAMERTLSTMAFNPLDMMVDSGARGNSQQVRQIAGMKGLVSNPRGEMINRPIKSSFREGLSVLEYFISTHGARKGLADTALRTADSGYLTRRLVDVAQELIVREPDCETNRGIWIEGTVPDQPGRRSYLETRIYGRVLAEDVTLSDGTTLKGGTIVSDEDLARVRDDPEVSRVRVRSVLTCEAEHGVCAACYGQSLASGRQIEMGEAVGVIAAQSIGEPGTQLTMRTFHTGGIAGEDITHGLPRVVELFEARTPKGAAVLARTSGVVRISEEENGRRITTVADDGFEANYNVSPRSHLEIADGTEIDAGDALVEGPKDPKELLEIKGIRETQQYLVEEVQKVYRDQGVSIHDKHIELIVRQMLRRVSVAEPGDSTFLPGERVDARIYAEVNRQLVQAGQRPAEGRPELMGITKASLATDSWLSAASFQETTRVLTEAAIEGRSDQLFGLKENIIIGKLIPAGTGMTRYRSVDMDAPEAERMTFWSSEIEGETEDLAAWLRDIGSGERPSEDDLAAGWLAEAGGAGLETESEDGTA; from the coding sequence GTGCTCGACGTCAACGATTTCGACCAGCTCAGGATCGGGCTGGCCACGGCCGAGTCCATTCGCATCTGGTCCAACGGCGAGGTGAAGAAGCCCGAGACGATCAACTATCGGACGCTGCGTCCCGAGAAGGACGGGCTGTTCTGCGAGAAGATCTTCGGGCCCACCAAGGACTGGGAGTGCTACTGCGGCAAGTACAAGCGCGTCCGGTTCCGGGGCATCATCTGCGAGCGCTGCGGCGTGGAGGTCACCAGGTCCAAGGTGCGCCGGGAGCGGATGGGCCACATCGAGCTGGCCGCCCCCGTCGTGCACATCTGGTACCTCCGGGGCACCCGGTCGTGGCTGGCCTACCTGCTCATGGGCACCGAGGTCCGTGAGGAGCTCAAGGCCAAGCAGCTGGAGAAGGTCATCTACTTCGCCGCCAACCTGGTGACGTGGGTCGACGAGGAGCGGCGCCACACCGAGCTGCCCAACCTCGAGGCCGAGCTGGCCGAGGAGCTGGCGGACATCGAGCGCCAGCGCGACCTCGACATCGACGCCCGGTTCAAGGAGCTGGAAGGCGAGCTGGCCGGTCTGGAGTCCGAGGGAGCAAAGGACTCCGAGGTGAAGTCCCGCCAGAAGGCGGCCGACCGCGAGATCGCCGCCTTCCGTGAGCGGGCCGCAGCCGAGCTCGACCTGGCGCGCCGGGCCTTCGACGAGTTCCGGGACCTGTACCCCCGCAAGATCATCGAGGACGAGCTGCTGTGGCGCGAGCTGCGCGACCGCTACGGCGACTACTTCGAGGGGGGCATGGGGGCCGAGGCCATCGCCCGGCTCATCGAGCGCATCGACCTGGACGAGGAGGAGGTCAAGCTTCGCGACGCCATCGATCCCGGTGAAGGGCGCCGACCCCTCTCGGCCCAGCGCAAGCAGAAGGCCATCAAGCGGCTCAAGATCGTGTCGGCCTTCAACCGCCGCGACGAGCACCAGCGACGGGTCAACGACCCGCGGGCCATGATCCTCGAGGCCGTCCCGGTCATCCCGCCCGACCTGCGCCCCATGGTGCAGCTGGACGGCGGCCGGTTCGCCACGTCCGACCTCAACGACCTCTATCGCCGGGTCATCAACCGGAACAACCGGCTGAAGCGACTGCTCGACCTCGGTGCTCCCGAGATCATCGTCAACAACGAGAAGCGCATGCTCCAGGAGGCCGTCGACGCCCTGTTCGACAACGGCCGCCGGGGTCGTCCGGTCACCGGACCTGGCAACCGGCCCCTGAAGAGCCTGTCGGACATGCTCAAGGGCAAGCAGGGTCGCTTCCGCCAGAACCTGCTCGGCAAGCGGGTGGACTACTCGGGCCGCTCGGTCATCGTCGTGGGCCCGACCCTCAAGCTCCACCAGTGCGGCCTTCCCAAGCAGATGGCCCTCGAGCTGTTCAAGCCGTTCGTGATGAAGCGGCTGGTCGACTCCGAGCTGGCCCAGAACATCAAGTCGGCCAAGCGCATGGTCGAGCGCCGCCGGCCCCAGGTGTGGGACGTGCTCGACGACGTCATCAAGGAGCACCCCGTGTTCCTCAACCGGGCCCCCACCCTCCACCGCCTGGGCATCCAGGCCTTCGAGCCCGTCCTGGTCGAGGGCAAGGCCATCCAGATCCACCCGCTGGTCTGCACTGCCTTCAACGCCGACTTCGACGGCGACCAGATGGCGGTTCACCTGCCGCTGTCGGCCGAGGCCCAGGCCGAGGCCCGCATCCTCATGCTCTCGGCCAACAACATCCTGTCGCCGGCCACGGGCCGTCCGATCACGGTTCCGACCCAGGACATGGTCTTCGGGGTCTATTACCTCACCCTGGCGGTCGACGGGGCGAAGGGCGAGGGGCGCTCGTACCGCCAGCACTACGAGGTGGAGCACGCCTTCGAGTCCGGCGAGGTGGGCCTGCACGCCAAGATCAAGCTGCGCGTCGCGCCGAGCCAGCTGGGGCCCCTGGGCGAGATCCTGTCCGGGAACGGCTCGGGCAACGGCTCGTCCGATGCCGGCGGATCCAACGGGGCGTCGGTGGAGCTTCAGACGACCGTGGGCCGCCTGATCTTCAACAGCGCCCTGCCGCCAGGCTTCCGCTTCGTCAACGACGTGGTGGGACGCCGGAACACCAGCGTCGGCGGGATCGTCGAGGAGATCGCGGCCGCCTATCCGAAGGCTGAGGTGGCCGCCAGCCTCGACAAGATCAAGGACCTCGGATTCCGGTTCGCAGCCCAGTCGGGGCTGACGATCTCGATCGACGACGTGCGGACACCGCCCGAGAAGAACAGCATCCTCGATCGCTACGAGCGGGAGGCCGAGAAGGCCGAGACCCAGTTCAAGCGGGGCATCATCACCGACGACGAGCGCCGCCAGAAGGAGATCGAGATCTGGACCTCGGCCAACTCGGAGGTGGGCCGGGCCATGGAGCGGACGCTGTCCACCATGGCCTTCAACCCCCTCGACATGATGGTCGACTCCGGGGCCCGCGGGAACTCCCAGCAGGTCCGCCAGATCGCGGGCATGAAGGGCCTGGTGTCCAACCCCCGCGGCGAGATGATCAACCGACCCATAAAGTCCTCCTTCCGAGAGGGCCTGTCGGTGCTCGAGTACTTCATCTCCACCCACGGCGCCCGCAAGGGCCTTGCCGACACCGCGCTGCGCACGGCCGACTCCGGCTACCTGACCCGCCGGCTGGTCGACGTTGCCCAGGAGCTGATCGTGCGGGAGCCGGACTGCGAGACCAACCGGGGTATCTGGATCGAAGGCACCGTGCCCGACCAGCCGGGACGGCGCAGCTACCTGGAGACCAGGATCTACGGACGGGTCCTGGCCGAGGACGTCACCCTCTCGGACGGCACCACCCTCAAGGGCGGAACGATCGTCAGCGACGAGGATCTCGCCCGCGTGCGCGACGATCCGGAGGTGTCCCGCGTCCGGGTCCGCTCGGTCCTCACCTGCGAGGCCGAGCACGGCGTGTGCGCCGCCTGCTACGGGCAGTCGCTCGCCAGCGGCCGACAGATCGAGATGGGCGAGGCGGTCGGTGTGATCGCGGCCCAGTCGATCGGTGAGCCCGGCACCCAGCTCACGATGCGAACCTTCCACACCGGTGGGATCGCGGGCGAGGACATCACCCACGGTCTCCCGCGCGTCGTCGAGCTGTTCGAGGCCCGCACGCCGAAGGGCGCCGCTGTCCTCGCCCGCACCTCTGGTGTGGTGCGCATCTCCGAGGAGGAGAACGGCCGGCGGATCACGACCGTCGCCGACGACGGGTTCGAGGCCAACTACAACGTGTCGCCCCGGTCCCATCTCGAGATCGCCGACGGCACCGAGATCGACGCGGGCGACGCCCTCGTCGAAGGACCGAAGGATCCCAAGGAGCTGCTGGAGATCAAGGGCATCAGGGAGACCCAGCAGTACCTGGTCGAGGAGGTCCAGAAGGTCTACCGGGACCAGGGGGTCTCGATCCACGACAAGCACATCGAGCTCATCGTCCGCCAGATGCTGCGGCGGGTCTCGGTGGCCGAGCCCGGCGACTCGACGTTTCTGCCCGGCGAGCGGGTGGACGCCCGCATCTACGCCGAGGTCAACCGGCAGCTGGTGCAGGCCGGCCAGCGTCCGGCGGAGGGCCGACCCGAGCTCATGGGCATCACCAAGGCGTCGCTGGCCACCGATTCGTGGCTCTCGGCCGCCTCGTTCCAGGAGACCACCCGGGTGCTGACCGAGGCGGCCATCGAGGGCCGCTCCGACCAGCTGTTCGGCCTCAAGGAGAACATCATCATCGGCAAGCTGATCCCGGCCGGCACGGGGATGACCCGGTACCGCTCGGTCGACATGGACGCCCCCGAGGCCGAGCGGATGACGTTCTGGTCCTCCGAGATCGAAGGTGAGACCGAGGACCTGGCCGCCTGGCTGCGGGACATCGGGTCGGGGGAACGCCCGTCCGAGGACGACCTGGCCGCCGGGTGGCTGGCCGAGGCGGGCGGCGCCGGCCTCGAGACCGAGTCGGAGGACGGCACGGCCTAG
- the rpsL gene encoding 30S ribosomal protein S12 codes for MPTIAQLVRKGRESKQSKTKTPALRGAPQRRGVCTRVYTTTPKKPNSALRKVARVRLTSGVEITAYIPGVGHNLQEHSIVLVRGGRVKDLPGVRYKIVRGTLDTSGVRDRKQARSRYGAKREG; via the coding sequence GTGCCCACCATTGCCCAGCTCGTCCGCAAGGGACGGGAATCCAAGCAGTCCAAGACCAAGACGCCGGCATTGCGCGGTGCGCCCCAGCGTCGCGGCGTGTGCACCCGCGTCTACACGACGACCCCGAAGAAGCCCAACTCCGCCCTCCGTAAGGTCGCCCGGGTTCGACTGACCAGCGGCGTCGAGATCACCGCCTACATCCCCGGTGTCGGGCACAACCTCCAGGAGCACTCGATCGTGCTCGTGCGCGGCGGCCGGGTCAAGGACCTCCCCGGTGTGCGGTACAAGATCGTCAGGGGCACCCTGGACACCTCGGGTGTGCGGGATCGCAAGCAGGCCCGCAGCCGCTACGGCGCCAAGAGGGAGGGCTAG
- the rpsG gene encoding 30S ribosomal protein S7, protein MPRKGPAPRRELMPDPLYRSVLVTQVVNKILTRGKRTLAERIVYDALDILRDKTGGEPVAALKRAVDNTKPELEVKSRRVGGATYQVPVDVRPRRATTLSIRWLVGYSRQRREKTMAQRLANELLDASNSVGSAVKRREDMHKMAESNRAFAHYRW, encoded by the coding sequence GTGCCCAGGAAGGGACCCGCCCCCCGCCGTGAGCTCATGCCCGACCCGCTGTACCGGTCGGTCCTGGTCACCCAGGTGGTCAACAAGATCCTCACCAGGGGCAAGCGCACGCTGGCCGAGCGCATCGTGTACGACGCCCTGGACATCCTCCGGGACAAGACCGGCGGGGAGCCGGTCGCCGCCCTCAAGCGGGCGGTGGACAACACCAAGCCCGAGCTGGAGGTGAAGAGCCGCCGGGTCGGGGGTGCGACCTACCAGGTCCCGGTCGATGTCCGCCCTCGGCGGGCGACGACGCTGTCCATCCGCTGGCTGGTCGGCTACTCCCGCCAGCGCCGGGAGAAGACCATGGCCCAACGGCTGGCCAACGAGCTGCTCGACGCCTCCAACAGCGTCGGCAGCGCCGTCAAGCGCCGCGAGGACATGCACAAGATGGCGGAGTCCAACCGGGCCTTCGCCCACTACCGCTGGTAG